A region of Acidithiobacillus ferridurans DNA encodes the following proteins:
- a CDS encoding S26 family signal peptidase, which produces MNTRLITIAKRGFWWMFWIWTGLITLVADVGLWMQYQHLVFNDSTCEPVGLYQLLGSPYPLHDGELVEVEIPGPSHHAAVAEGLKYQWFPAGQPWIKEIAAIPGQTVRLTRSGVGVDGHTLPNSRVDRWTPGHHHRIVHYPFGTYHLKRGQIWLYAPGNYAFDSSYYGPVPETSILQRAVPWWTIPGSQFWLRNGD; this is translated from the coding sequence TTGAACACACGACTCATCACCATCGCTAAACGCGGATTCTGGTGGATGTTCTGGATCTGGACCGGGCTGATCACCCTGGTCGCGGATGTTGGTCTTTGGATGCAGTACCAGCATCTGGTCTTCAACGACTCGACCTGCGAGCCGGTGGGCCTCTACCAGCTTCTCGGCTCGCCCTATCCTTTGCATGATGGAGAACTGGTCGAAGTCGAGATTCCTGGCCCCTCCCATCACGCCGCCGTCGCGGAGGGCCTGAAGTACCAGTGGTTTCCCGCTGGACAGCCGTGGATCAAAGAGATCGCCGCCATCCCCGGGCAGACCGTGCGGCTTACGAGATCCGGGGTCGGGGTAGATGGGCACACTCTGCCGAACTCCCGGGTGGATCGCTGGACGCCCGGCCACCATCACCGGATTGTCCATTACCCTTTCGGCACCTATCACCTGAAGCGTGGGCAGATCTGGCTCTACGCTCCGGGCAACTATGCCTTTGACTCCAGCTATTATGGCCCGGTCCCGGAGACCAGCATCCTGCAACGAGCGGTTCCCTGGTGGACGATTCCCGGGAGTCAGTTCTGGCTTCGGAACGGTGACTAA
- a CDS encoding HVO_A0114 family putative DNA-binding protein — MSMLTIDIRSLRDTLDDAVQAMERLECSQPHISFESPELLWKILTGKRWEILRVMTAAGPLALREIARRVGRDVKSVHLDVHALLDAGLIERQDNGFVFPYDAVHVNFLLKAG, encoded by the coding sequence ATGAGCATGCTGACGATTGATATTCGATCCCTCCGGGATACCCTGGACGATGCCGTGCAGGCGATGGAAAGATTGGAATGTTCACAGCCGCATATCAGCTTTGAATCGCCGGAACTCCTATGGAAAATTCTGACTGGCAAGCGCTGGGAGATCCTGAGGGTCATGACGGCTGCGGGCCCCTTGGCGCTACGCGAGATCGCCCGGCGGGTCGGGCGCGACGTAAAGTCCGTACATCTGGATGTCCATGCGTTGCTGGACGCAGGACTCATCGAACGGCAGGACAATGGCTTTGTATTTCCATACGATGCCGTGCATGTGAATTTTCTGCTCAAGGCAGGTTGA
- a CDS encoding EAL domain-containing protein — protein MFYKYGTDNVQGRSLNHSHPQSPRHNSYVPRWLHRLWLGFMAVVLVAGAWLAWSDWQQTRSWEISGLRTLVASVAEGTRVMLDGTRISLVLLGRQLESGSPVLGPGAGKMLRDYLALQPDLAAVGTRIPDGQVLTAGGGRHFLADLLFALDNPVNARRLGLNPVQRSALAQCLHSPGFCLGPPVRDVFAGAGHGLWMIPLFQVVPIKGGSRQLVALLPLVDGRMPSWRGLPLPSRVSIFLLRDDGFLESRSPPPTQTTYAVRQHGIAARYVLAHPELPSGVYYGLSTAVDQWRLGAVQRIKGYPLVAGVGIPRSVLWADWWNSVEGPAAGAFGLLLLSIFGYGYLRRVGREREGERQSAEQTLWEEKERAEVTLHSIGDAVITTDTEGRVMDMNVVAEALMGYARTEAVGRPLEDVFRIVQEGSHAHLDNPVRRVLEEGQVVRLANHTMLLTKDGQERAIEDSAAPIRDRQGVLLGVVLVFHDVTEKRRLIAELAHQATHDALTGLPNRVLFMDRLGHDRAQTLRHEHLLAVGILDLDGFKQVNDHFGHASGDALLQEMAQRLRREMRSGDTLARMGGDEFGLLLPDVGNLEQVEDACTRLLEVLRAPFYLGDEEIPLSSSIGLTSYPLDDSLPEDLLRHADLALYAAKAAGRDRYHWFDWPMDKLQQEAMEVRKMTENALDRGRLLLHYQPVVEIGNGPVGVEALIRLDHPERGLLPPAAFAAALDAPRLTRRIGCFVLATALTQTQTWHRQGMPLRISVNISAHHLLDQRFLSDLRAALDAHPDLPPSAVEIEITETAPLLDFAGARETLLACNRLGVRIALDDFGTGNASLTYLQKLPAQTIKIDQSFVRDIINDPKDYAIVSGVVTSARLLGLEVIAEGVETAEHAAMLGHLQCHCLQGYAIARPMAPEAIPGWIRQYKPLRYHGFSATPTPTGMISIHNQRVKRFIEALRHQTPFPSLVIEPEAEQQCHLGLWLQGEGRLQYGDDAAFYQQLLARHAHLHALAREAKALYDAGDGEGAEQKGAELERENQALNSLIITTH, from the coding sequence ATGTTTTATAAATATGGTACCGACAACGTCCAGGGACGCAGTTTGAATCACTCGCACCCGCAATCGCCCCGACACAACTCCTATGTCCCGCGCTGGCTGCACCGGCTTTGGCTGGGTTTCATGGCGGTCGTGTTGGTGGCAGGGGCATGGCTGGCCTGGTCCGACTGGCAGCAAACCCGGTCTTGGGAGATATCCGGCCTTCGGACGCTGGTGGCATCGGTGGCGGAGGGGACGCGGGTGATGCTGGATGGCACCCGGATCTCGCTGGTGTTGCTGGGGCGGCAATTGGAGTCGGGTTCGCCGGTCCTGGGCCCCGGCGCAGGAAAAATGCTGCGGGACTATCTCGCGCTGCAGCCGGATCTGGCCGCTGTGGGGACCCGCATACCCGATGGGCAGGTGCTAACGGCAGGCGGAGGCCGGCATTTCCTCGCCGATCTCCTGTTTGCCCTCGATAACCCGGTGAATGCCCGGCGGCTGGGGCTAAATCCGGTGCAGCGGAGCGCGCTGGCCCAATGCCTGCATTCCCCGGGCTTCTGCCTTGGCCCTCCGGTACGCGATGTTTTCGCCGGGGCCGGTCATGGCCTCTGGATGATCCCCCTCTTTCAAGTAGTTCCGATCAAGGGCGGCAGCCGGCAATTGGTCGCCTTGCTGCCGCTCGTGGACGGTCGCATGCCGTCCTGGCGGGGGCTGCCGCTGCCATCCCGGGTGTCCATCTTCCTGCTGCGGGACGACGGCTTCCTGGAAAGCCGTTCTCCGCCGCCCACCCAGACCACCTACGCCGTCCGCCAGCACGGCATTGCCGCGCGCTATGTCCTTGCCCATCCGGAACTGCCGTCGGGCGTCTATTATGGCCTGTCCACGGCGGTGGACCAGTGGCGCCTGGGTGCCGTGCAGCGGATCAAAGGCTATCCCCTGGTGGCAGGGGTGGGCATTCCGCGTTCCGTTTTGTGGGCGGACTGGTGGAATAGCGTCGAGGGGCCAGCCGCCGGTGCGTTCGGTCTGCTGCTGTTGTCCATCTTCGGCTACGGCTACCTGCGGAGGGTCGGCCGAGAGCGGGAGGGGGAACGGCAAAGCGCGGAGCAGACCCTGTGGGAGGAGAAGGAGCGGGCGGAAGTCACCCTGCATTCCATCGGGGATGCGGTGATCACCACCGATACCGAAGGCCGGGTGATGGACATGAACGTCGTCGCCGAAGCGTTGATGGGCTATGCCCGGACGGAAGCCGTGGGCAGGCCCCTGGAAGACGTCTTCCGCATTGTCCAGGAAGGCAGCCATGCTCATTTGGACAATCCCGTCCGGCGAGTTCTGGAAGAGGGCCAGGTGGTGAGGCTGGCCAACCACACCATGCTCCTCACCAAGGACGGCCAGGAACGCGCCATCGAGGACAGCGCGGCGCCCATCCGAGACCGGCAGGGCGTACTGTTGGGCGTGGTCCTGGTCTTCCACGACGTCACCGAGAAGCGCCGGCTGATCGCCGAACTGGCCCATCAGGCCACCCACGACGCCCTCACGGGCCTCCCCAACCGGGTGCTCTTCATGGACCGGCTGGGCCATGATCGAGCCCAGACCCTGCGCCATGAGCACCTGCTGGCGGTGGGTATCCTGGACCTGGACGGCTTCAAGCAGGTCAATGACCACTTCGGACATGCCTCCGGCGACGCGCTGCTGCAGGAAATGGCACAAAGGTTGCGTAGGGAAATGCGTTCCGGGGACACCTTGGCACGCATGGGCGGCGACGAGTTTGGGCTGCTCCTCCCGGATGTCGGGAACCTGGAACAGGTGGAAGACGCCTGCACGCGCCTGCTGGAAGTGCTCCGCGCTCCCTTCTATCTGGGAGACGAGGAGATCCCGCTGTCCTCCAGCATCGGCCTGACCAGCTATCCGCTGGATGACAGCCTGCCAGAGGACCTCCTGCGCCATGCGGATCTGGCCCTCTATGCGGCCAAGGCCGCCGGGCGGGATCGCTATCATTGGTTCGACTGGCCGATGGATAAGCTGCAGCAAGAGGCCATGGAGGTGCGGAAGATGACGGAAAATGCGCTCGATCGGGGCCGCCTGCTGCTCCACTATCAGCCCGTGGTGGAGATCGGCAATGGTCCCGTGGGCGTGGAGGCCCTGATCCGCCTCGACCACCCCGAGCGCGGCCTGCTGCCTCCCGCCGCCTTCGCCGCCGCCCTCGACGCACCGCGCCTGACCCGGCGCATCGGCTGCTTCGTGCTTGCCACGGCTCTGACCCAGACCCAGACTTGGCATCGGCAGGGCATGCCCTTGCGCATCTCGGTGAATATCAGCGCCCACCATCTCCTGGACCAGCGCTTTCTGTCCGACCTGCGGGCCGCCCTCGACGCCCATCCGGATCTGCCCCCATCCGCCGTCGAGATCGAGATCACCGAAACGGCCCCGCTGCTGGATTTCGCCGGGGCGCGGGAAACCCTGCTGGCCTGCAACCGCCTGGGAGTGCGCATCGCCCTCGACGACTTCGGCACCGGCAACGCCTCGCTGACCTATCTGCAGAAGCTGCCCGCGCAGACCATCAAGATCGATCAGAGCTTCGTGCGCGACATCATCAACGATCCCAAGGATTACGCCATCGTCTCCGGCGTGGTCACCAGCGCCCGACTCCTGGGCCTGGAAGTGATTGCCGAAGGGGTGGAAACGGCCGAACACGCCGCCATGCTTGGCCACTTGCAGTGCCACTGCCTGCAAGGCTATGCCATCGCCCGGCCCATGGCACCGGAAGCGATCCCGGGTTGGATCAGACAGTATAAGCCTTTGCGTTATCATGGTTTTTCTGCAACTCCTACCCCAACTGGCATGATTTCAATTCATAATCAACGTGTTAAAAGATTTATTGAGGCGCTGCGCCACCAGACTCCCTTTCCCTCCTTGGTCATCGAACCCGAGGCGGAGCAGCAATGCCATCTGGGACTATGGTTGCAAGGGGAAGGGAGGCTCCAATATGGGGACGACGCGGCCTTCTACCAGCAATTGCTGGCACGGCATGCCCATCTGCACGCCCTGGCCCGGGAAGCCAAGGCCCTGTACGACGCGGGGGACGGGGAAGGGGCGGAGCAGAAAGGGGCGGAGTTGGAACGGGAAAACCAAGCGCTGAACTCGCTCATCATCACAACTCATTGA
- a CDS encoding cytochrome P460 family protein produces MAKTGGILKVHRYPGGALVVKENFAKDKKPTGVTAMLKLKGYDSADRDWVMAAYDPRGKILAYGKMGSCIACHVMGRKQDLVFAPPPTQLLPVSTWKAFFRKQEISPVYAHLLKTHAANVMQ; encoded by the coding sequence ATGGCCAAGACCGGAGGTATTCTCAAGGTTCATCGCTATCCCGGCGGCGCATTGGTGGTCAAGGAGAACTTCGCGAAGGATAAGAAGCCGACCGGGGTCACGGCAATGCTCAAACTCAAGGGATATGATTCGGCGGATAGGGATTGGGTGATGGCCGCCTACGATCCTCGGGGGAAGATATTGGCCTACGGCAAGATGGGATCCTGCATCGCCTGCCATGTGATGGGCCGCAAGCAGGATCTGGTTTTTGCTCCCCCGCCGACCCAACTCCTGCCGGTTTCTACCTGGAAGGCGTTTTTCCGAAAACAAGAGATTTCTCCGGTCTACGCCCACCTCTTGAAAACGCATGCCGCGAATGTCATGCAGTGA
- a CDS encoding aldo/keto reductase yields METITIGHSAVVTSRIGLGTWAIGGWMWGGTDEKESIQTIQRAVERGITLIDTAPVYGFGRSEEIVGRAIQEGKLRDKVQLATKLGLAWKDGKVFRDSRPTRIRQEIEDSLHRLRTDRIDLYQVHWPDLETPLEETARVLEDLCREGKILAIGVSNFTPTQMDAFRSAARLDALQSPYNLFERGIEAAELPYAEKTGLTVLGYGALCRGLLSGRIQADTKFEGDDLRRIDPKFQGERFPHYLRAVDELRELAQRRYGKSVLALAVRWVLDQGPTIALWGARHPGQIDSVNEVEGWKLDADCKTEIEAILARCVPNPVGPEFMAPPAKRPGMV; encoded by the coding sequence ATGGAAACCATTACCATCGGCCATAGCGCCGTTGTCACCTCACGTATCGGCCTCGGCACTTGGGCCATCGGCGGCTGGATGTGGGGCGGCACAGATGAGAAGGAGTCCATTCAAACCATCCAACGCGCCGTAGAGCGCGGCATCACGCTGATCGATACCGCCCCGGTTTACGGTTTCGGACGGTCGGAGGAAATCGTCGGCCGGGCGATTCAGGAAGGCAAACTGCGGGACAAAGTACAGCTTGCCACCAAGCTCGGTCTTGCCTGGAAGGACGGCAAGGTATTTCGCGACAGCCGTCCGACTCGCATCCGTCAGGAAATCGAGGATTCGCTGCACCGCCTGCGCACAGATCGGATCGATCTCTACCAGGTGCACTGGCCGGACTTGGAGACGCCGCTTGAGGAAACCGCCCGAGTGCTGGAGGATCTTTGCCGCGAAGGCAAGATCCTCGCCATCGGAGTCAGCAATTTCACACCAACGCAGATGGACGCTTTCCGCTCCGCTGCCCGGCTGGATGCGCTACAGTCTCCTTATAACCTATTCGAGCGCGGCATCGAGGCGGCCGAACTGCCTTACGCCGAGAAAACCGGCCTCACTGTGCTCGGTTACGGTGCGCTGTGCCGCGGCCTCCTGAGCGGACGAATACAGGCAGATACGAAATTCGAGGGTGATGATCTCCGCCGTATCGACCCGAAATTCCAAGGCGAACGCTTCCCCCATTACCTCCGCGCGGTGGATGAACTGCGCGAACTTGCGCAGCGACGCTATGGCAAATCTGTACTAGCTTTGGCCGTGCGCTGGGTACTGGATCAGGGGCCAACCATTGCGCTTTGGGGCGCGCGCCATCCCGGCCAGATCGATTCGGTGAACGAGGTGGAGGGTTGGAAGTTGGATGCCGACTGCAAGACAGAGATCGAAGCCATCCTTGCGCGCTGTGTACCGAACCCGGTGGGGCCGGAATTCATGGCGCCCCCAGCCAAGCGCCCGGGAATGGTCTGA
- a CDS encoding toxin-antitoxin system TumE family protein, which yields MSRVFNPMSLRKICVGVFANNQAGDYASSMKAEKLFQRRVILSETAFAEIMIWHVPAPISGSIHSYKYRLAYVIRGECVLRYDNEAGKGDHRHINGREEAYRFSSPRQLMTDFFEEIRRWSDEHADD from the coding sequence ATGAGTCGTGTGTTCAACCCGATGTCCCTCCGGAAGATTTGCGTTGGTGTATTTGCCAACAACCAGGCGGGCGACTATGCTTCGTCCATGAAAGCGGAAAAACTGTTTCAACGGCGGGTAATCCTCTCGGAGACGGCTTTCGCGGAAATCATGATTTGGCACGTCCCTGCACCGATATCCGGCAGCATACACTCGTACAAATACCGGCTTGCTTACGTGATTCGTGGGGAATGTGTGCTGCGATACGACAATGAGGCCGGAAAAGGCGATCATCGCCATATAAATGGTCGGGAGGAGGCGTATCGCTTCTCCAGCCCCCGTCAACTGATGACCGACTTCTTTGAAGAGATAAGGAGGTGGAGTGATGAGCATGCTGACGATTGA